Part of the Labrenzia sp. PHM005 genome is shown below.
GCCACACCGTACTTGCGGATCGCAGGCTTGGCGCTCGGTGGCGCATTGCTCACCAAGGGGGCCTTACGGTCCGCAGAAGAACCGGCCGCCAAGCAAAGTGAACGCACGCTGCTGGCCCGCAATTTCTGCGAAACCACACTTGGCGAAACAGCCGGCCTCAAATCCGACGTGCTGTTATCCGCCGAAGCCATTCAAGCCTTCGATGCAGAGGCGCTGGCGTCCTGAGGGCGCTCTGAGAGGAGACATCCATGATCCGCATTAGCCTGGAAAACGGCGTCCAGACCCTGTGTCTGGACCGGCCGGAGAAGAAGAATGCCCTGACAGGGCAAATGTACACCGATCTTTCGGAAGCGCTGGAACAGGGCAATACGGACGACAAGGTTCGTTGCCAGTTCATTTGCGGCCAGCCGGAAGCCTTCACCTCCGGCAATGATATCGGCGACTTCCTGCAGTTTGCCGGGAAAATGCAGATGTCGGAAACTCCGGTTTACCGCTTCTTGCGGGCCCTGGTTGGCAATCAGAAGCCAATGGTCGCGTCCATCGACGGCATTGCAGTTGGTGTCGGCGCGACGCTTCTGATGCATTGTGACATGGTGTTCGCCAGCCCACGCGCTGTCATCCATACGCCATTCATCGATCTGGGCCTCGTGCCGGAGGCCGGTTCCAGCCTCTTGGGACCCAAAATCATGGGCCACGCCCGCGCATTTGAATTGTTGTGCCTTGGCCGGCCGTTTAGCGCCCAAAAGGCGTATCAAGCTGGGCTGGTCAACGAAATCGTCGAAGATGGCGTCGACGCTGTCGCCAAGGCCTGCGCAGAAGAAATTGCTGCCAAACCGCCGGAAGCCATGGCTTTGTCCCGGAAGTTCTTGTGGGAGGAATCCGCAAACCTGAGCGAGCGGGTCGATGCGGAAGCAAAAGTCTTCGCCAATCGTCTGACATCGCCGGAAGCGATCTCAGCCTTCCAAGCCTTTATGACCAAAAAATCCAAGGCCTGACCGGTCAGCACCCATTGTTGGAGGAGAAGAGCATGTCCTTGAATGGCAAAACCCTGTTCATCACCGGCGCCTCTCGCGGGATCGGCAAAGCCATCGCATTGCGCGCAGCCAAAGACGGCGCCAATGTCGCCGTTGCAGCCAAAACGGCAGAGCCGCATCCCAAGCTGGAAGGCACCATTTTTTCGGCAGCCGAAGAGATTGAAGCAGCTGGCGGTAAGGCACTGCCGATCGTACTCGATGTCCGCGACGATGAAGCCGTGAAAGCGGCCATTGACAAAACTGCAGAGCACTTTGGCGGCTTGGATATACTGGTCAACAACGCCAGTGCCATTCAGCTGACGCCGCTGCAGCAGACAGACATGAAGAAGTTTGATCTGATGCATCAGATCAACACACGCGGCACGCTTGCCTGTTCCAAACATGCGATCCCGCATCTCACAAAATCAGAAAACCCGCACATCTTGATGCTGTCGCCGCCGCTCGACATGCAGGAGAAGTGGTTCGCTCCTTTTGTACCCTACGCCATTGCCAAATACGGCATGAGCCAGGTCGTTCTAGGGCTGTCGGGTGAACTGCGTTCAAAGGGCATTGCGGTCAACGCTCTATGGCCGCGCACGACTATCGCCACCGCAGCGATCAAAAACATCATCGGCGGCGATAAGATGATGCAGACCAGCCGGACCCCGGACATTCTGGCCAATGCTGCCTATGAAATATTCACTACACCCTCAAAAGAACTGAGTGGTCAGTTCCTTATTGACGACACCTTTCTTGCGAGCCGCGGCGTGACCGATTTCGATCAGTACCGTGTTGATCCAACACAATCGCTGACCCCGGACTTCTTCGTGCCCGATGACAGCAAGGCACCGGCCAGCATGAAGCCGGTTTCCAGCTAACCAAAGTTGTTTGGGCGCGGGCTTGCAATTTACGGCCCGCCCCTGCATCTTTCCGGTGCCGATGAGGGCGGCAACCGGATCCGCGGACAGCGAAAGCACCCTGACAGCATAAACGAATGCCGGTTTTTCACCTGCGCCCGACACAAGCGGATCGTCCGGGCATGCAACCAGGAGAAAAGCCTTGTCGACACAGACGACCGCTTCCCTTGATGATCTGCGCAAAGCAGCTAAACGGCTGAAAAAGGCGTATGCCAACGGCGAGACCGATGCCTTGGCACGTGTCAGCGCACAGATCTCTGCCGACAAACCACTCAAACACGCTGATTTTCTGCACGTGATTGCAAAGGAGGCCGGGCAGAAGAGCTGGCCCCAGCTAAAGTTCGCGCTCGAAAGCGCAGCCATGTCCTTTGAGCAACGCGCAGATCGGCTCAAGGTTGCTCTTTACGAAGGGCAACATTGGATGACGGACAGGCTTTTGAAAGATGACCCAAGCCTGGCGCACGCCAACTTCGGCCTCCAGGTCGCCCTTTATGATCTGGAGGCTGTCCGACAGACCCTGAAATCAAACCCGGATGCTGCAATCCGGATGGTTGGGGTCCGCTCACCGATCCTGCATCTTGCCTTTTCGAAGGAAATCCACCGCATCCCGCCCAAACACAATGACATGCTCGAGATCGCCAGATTGCTGGTGGCGCATGACGCCAGTGTCGATGACGGCTATCCGGCAACTCCGGGAGAGGATCACAAGCTGTCGGCGCTCTATGGTGCCCTGTGCCATGCCGACAATTTCGAATTAGGAAGCTGGCTTCTGGAAAATGGGGCAAATCCCAACGACAACGAAAGCCTTTACCACAGCACCGAGCTTGGCCACACAAGGGCTCTTAAAAGCCTTTTGAAACATGGTGCCAAACCGGACGGCACCAACGCCCTGCCCCGCGCGCTCGATTTCAATGACCTGGAAAAGGTGCGGCTGTTACTGGAGGCCGGGGCCGACCCAAACAACACTGTTCCGGACCACCCCAGCGGCCAGCCGATGAACACAATTCCCGCGCTGCATCAGGCGGCACGCCGCGGCCGTTCTGCGGACTTTATCGAGCTGCTTTTGGAGTTCGGCGCAAATCCCGAGGCGGTTTGGCAGGGACATACGGCTTATGCTTTGGCCCGTATGTTCGGCAATCGGGAGGCAGCTACAGCACTGGAAAAAAGGGGCCATGCTGCAAAGCTAACGTCCAACAAACAAATCCTGGCCGATTGTGCAGACGGCTTCCCCAATTCGGCTCGCCTAGAGATCCAGACGCTGGGCCAGGAAGACCGGCGATTGCTGACGCGGCTTGCCGCCGAACCGGGACAGCTTCCACACATCAAGGCACTGATTGCAGCCGGGCTTGATCCGAATGACATGGACGAAATGGATCTGTCGCCTATGCAAATTGCAGGATGGAACGGCCTGGTTGATGAATTCAGATTCTTTCTCTCGTTAAAACCTGACCTGACCCATAAAAACAAGTTTGGCGGCGATGCTTTGGACACAGTCCTTCACGGGTCCAGCTTCGCGCCAAAACGGACGGAAGCAGACCATATCGAATGTGCTCGCCTACTGCTCGAAGCAGGCAGCCTGATTTATCCGCAATTTATCAGTCATTGCGGCAATGAGGACATGGTCGCATTTCTGGAAGACTGGATCGCAGCGCATCCTGAGAGCTTGCCTGCTTGATCCCCGATCAACCCAAGATAGGAATCGCCGCGGGCGCTTGCCCGTGGCAACACATTCCGCTACGACATTTTTGACATTGGAAGAAAAACTTTGCGGGGAGGCTGCCGTTCGGCGGCACTATGGATCACATGAGCATCTTCATACCTTTAGCGGTCAATGCGGCCAAAGCACTAATCGTTCTGATCATCGGTTGGTACGTGGCCGGAGCCCTTTCGGCTCTTATTAAAAAACGCATCCTCGCCAATGAGCGGATCGACGACACCATTGGCGGCTTTGCTGCTTCCATCGTTCGCTGGCTGGTGCTGCTTGTCACGTTGATCGCTGTCTTGCAGCTGTTTGGCATTGAAGCCACCAGTCTTGTCGCTGTTCTCGGCGCAGGTACGCTGGCGATTGGCTTGGCGCTTCAAGGCACACTGAGTGATATTGCCGCGGGCGTCATGTTGATCATCTTCCGCCCGTACAAGGTCGGTCAGTTTGTTTCCATTGGCGGGACGTCCGGCACGGTCAAGGATCTCAACATCTTCGTGACAGAGCTGGTGACCGGCGACAACGTCCAGATCATCATGCCCAATGGCCAGGCCTGGGGCGCTGTGATTACCAATTTCTCCGCGCATCCAAAACGCCGTCTCGATCTGACGTTTGGCATCGACTACGGCGACGATGCTGACAAAGCGATCCAGATTATCCTCGACACGGCCAATGCAGACGAGCGAGTCCACAAGGATCCAGAGCCATGGGTTCGCCTGACAAACTTAGGCGACAGTTCGGTGGATCTCGGCGTACGGCTTTGGTGCGACGCGGGCGATTACTGGGAACTCAAATTCCACATGCTCAAGTCGGTCAAGGAAGCATTCGATGCCGGGGGCATTTCCATCCCCTATCCGCATCAGGTGGAAATTCAGAAGTCCGAATGAGTTTTATCGGCAAAGTTCGGCGTATCCATCGAGATCAGCAAACAAAAAGGCCGGAGAATTATCCGGCCCTTTCGTTGTCAATCGTTTGTCTAGTCAGTATCCGAGATAGGAACTGCCGAGGCTGTCACGGTATTTGTCGACCCAGGCCTTATTGATGGCAGCAACCGTGCCGTCAGCTTCAATTTCCTTGTAGCACCGGTCAAAGTCCGCAGCGTGATCCGCACTCCTGAACGCCATGGAGTATGGTGTTGAATCAAAGACCGCTTTGAAGGTGACCGGCTGGTTTGGATCAAATTTCAGACCGCTTTGTGAGCGGAGCTGCCGATTGTATTCGGCAAACAGCATGCCATCGCCGATAATGGCATCAACTCGTTTTCCGAACAGCGTCCGGCTCTGGGTGATCTGATCGGTCACTTCACGGTAGTCTGCAAAGGAACCCGTGTGGTCTGAAAGCCCAGGGATAATGCTCGCGGCCCCTTTGAAACCAATGACTTTTTTCCCTTTCAGCGCTTCAATCTTGTCGAAGCCGTCGCCACCTGAAAGGAAAGAAACGCCATTTTGATACCGGATGTATTCACCTGTGGCCGTTCCGTCGATCGGCATGCCCATAGGCACTGTGGCGACTGCATCGCCTTTGCCGGCTTTGTAGCTCTCCCAGTGCCGGGTAAATGGCTGGACCTTAAATTTTACAGTGTGACCGCACTTTTCGAGGGCAGCCGTGATAACTTCTGCTTCACGACCCTTGCCACCTTTAAGAAACATTGGCGCAAGATCGCCAGCCATCACAGTAATTTCATCCGCCACCGCAGAAAAAGGAAAAACAGCAACAAATACCCCTGTGAATATTACCTTAGACAGTTTCATTGATTAGCTCCCACCAAAAATTTAAATTCAGGCAGGATTGAATTGCACATACTTTAACAAACAATTACATTATAAATATTATAGTTGTCATTGTTATTATTTACAAATGAAGGAATTATACTTAAATTCATCAATGAAACATGCAAAACACTCACTCATGACGATCCTTTTGTACGATTGACACAAACAACCGCAACGCATCAGATAGCGGCCATAAATTTGATAATCACACCGTTTGGAAACGCGCCAAGTGTCAACGCTTCTGCTGCATCACAC
Proteins encoded:
- a CDS encoding crotonase/enoyl-CoA hydratase family protein — translated: MIRISLENGVQTLCLDRPEKKNALTGQMYTDLSEALEQGNTDDKVRCQFICGQPEAFTSGNDIGDFLQFAGKMQMSETPVYRFLRALVGNQKPMVASIDGIAVGVGATLLMHCDMVFASPRAVIHTPFIDLGLVPEAGSSLLGPKIMGHARAFELLCLGRPFSAQKAYQAGLVNEIVEDGVDAVAKACAEEIAAKPPEAMALSRKFLWEESANLSERVDAEAKVFANRLTSPEAISAFQAFMTKKSKA
- a CDS encoding mechanosensitive ion channel family protein → MDHMSIFIPLAVNAAKALIVLIIGWYVAGALSALIKKRILANERIDDTIGGFAASIVRWLVLLVTLIAVLQLFGIEATSLVAVLGAGTLAIGLALQGTLSDIAAGVMLIIFRPYKVGQFVSIGGTSGTVKDLNIFVTELVTGDNVQIIMPNGQAWGAVITNFSAHPKRRLDLTFGIDYGDDADKAIQIILDTANADERVHKDPEPWVRLTNLGDSSVDLGVRLWCDAGDYWELKFHMLKSVKEAFDAGGISIPYPHQVEIQKSE
- a CDS encoding NAD(P)-dependent oxidoreductase; translated protein: MSLNGKTLFITGASRGIGKAIALRAAKDGANVAVAAKTAEPHPKLEGTIFSAAEEIEAAGGKALPIVLDVRDDEAVKAAIDKTAEHFGGLDILVNNASAIQLTPLQQTDMKKFDLMHQINTRGTLACSKHAIPHLTKSENPHILMLSPPLDMQEKWFAPFVPYAIAKYGMSQVVLGLSGELRSKGIAVNALWPRTTIATAAIKNIIGGDKMMQTSRTPDILANAAYEIFTTPSKELSGQFLIDDTFLASRGVTDFDQYRVDPTQSLTPDFFVPDDSKAPASMKPVSS
- a CDS encoding ABC transporter substrate-binding protein, giving the protein MKLSKVIFTGVFVAVFPFSAVADEITVMAGDLAPMFLKGGKGREAEVITAALEKCGHTVKFKVQPFTRHWESYKAGKGDAVATVPMGMPIDGTATGEYIRYQNGVSFLSGGDGFDKIEALKGKKVIGFKGAASIIPGLSDHTGSFADYREVTDQITQSRTLFGKRVDAIIGDGMLFAEYNRQLRSQSGLKFDPNQPVTFKAVFDSTPYSMAFRSADHAADFDRCYKEIEADGTVAAINKAWVDKYRDSLGSSYLGY
- a CDS encoding ankyrin repeat domain-containing protein, which gives rise to MSTQTTASLDDLRKAAKRLKKAYANGETDALARVSAQISADKPLKHADFLHVIAKEAGQKSWPQLKFALESAAMSFEQRADRLKVALYEGQHWMTDRLLKDDPSLAHANFGLQVALYDLEAVRQTLKSNPDAAIRMVGVRSPILHLAFSKEIHRIPPKHNDMLEIARLLVAHDASVDDGYPATPGEDHKLSALYGALCHADNFELGSWLLENGANPNDNESLYHSTELGHTRALKSLLKHGAKPDGTNALPRALDFNDLEKVRLLLEAGADPNNTVPDHPSGQPMNTIPALHQAARRGRSADFIELLLEFGANPEAVWQGHTAYALARMFGNREAATALEKRGHAAKLTSNKQILADCADGFPNSARLEIQTLGQEDRRLLTRLAAEPGQLPHIKALIAAGLDPNDMDEMDLSPMQIAGWNGLVDEFRFFLSLKPDLTHKNKFGGDALDTVLHGSSFAPKRTEADHIECARLLLEAGSLIYPQFISHCGNEDMVAFLEDWIAAHPESLPA